Proteins from one Leptonema illini DSM 21528 genomic window:
- a CDS encoding AMP-dependent synthetase/ligase, protein MELSVRSHYHLLKKADELYGDSPAQYVKSSKKEYSPFSFREFTAESRSLSKALLTLGAKHGDRIGIIADVGPRWLRVSMAITSIGCVDVPRGSDATADDITYILNHAECTMLFVENEKVLAKFLPVIKSIATIREIILFSGNAASGDLKVRTIEELIQSVATDDSLEKEYARRGEAVKPDDLATIIYTSGTTGVPKGVMLTHGSMLWEVATLHKEFVKTGVTVGRGDITMGFLPPWHSGERMFETICFYSGAAVAFTTVAELARDLKAIRPTFLFTVPRVWENFYGKILDQLKGSAAFSRFLFQLFVKTACSFRAALDTVLDRQVRLTASRSLSELVKIPVAALIVLALLPVALIARLFLRKILAVLGGRVRFAFAGAGALQPEVDRFFHSIGLPLLEVYGMTENSGVSTIRHLNRFVTGTVGRPLTGVEIRLVNDRKETITEPGIKGVALHRGPHNMKGYYREPEKTAAIIDAEGWLNSGDLLMWTAQGDLKFAGRAKDTIVLSGGENVEPEPIENSLKQSEYFTHVVVVGQDRKTLGALIVPKREKLLPLLNGSAPSDPERLEEALNQSEEIAKLVREEIKKYVSQETGYKAFERVTTFHILGGDFTVNDELTQTQKVKRNRVQEKYSKEIDRMFS, encoded by the coding sequence ATGGAACTTTCCGTTCGCTCTCACTATCATCTTCTGAAAAAGGCCGATGAACTGTACGGCGACAGTCCCGCTCAGTACGTTAAGAGTTCGAAGAAAGAATACTCGCCTTTCTCTTTTCGTGAATTTACGGCCGAAAGCCGGTCGCTATCAAAGGCCCTGCTTACCCTTGGAGCGAAACATGGCGATCGTATCGGAATCATCGCCGACGTCGGACCGAGATGGCTTCGCGTCAGCATGGCCATCACGTCTATCGGCTGCGTCGACGTTCCTCGCGGAAGCGACGCCACTGCCGATGATATCACCTACATCCTCAATCATGCGGAATGCACTATGCTTTTCGTTGAAAACGAGAAGGTGCTTGCGAAGTTTCTTCCTGTCATCAAGTCGATTGCAACGATTCGCGAGATCATCCTCTTTTCGGGTAACGCCGCTTCAGGAGATCTGAAGGTTCGCACGATTGAAGAACTCATTCAATCGGTAGCGACTGACGACTCCCTCGAAAAGGAATACGCCCGGCGCGGCGAAGCAGTGAAGCCGGACGATCTGGCAACGATCATCTACACGTCCGGAACGACCGGCGTCCCCAAGGGCGTCATGCTCACGCATGGCAGTATGCTCTGGGAGGTCGCCACGCTGCATAAGGAATTCGTGAAGACCGGCGTGACGGTGGGCAGAGGCGACATTACGATGGGCTTTCTTCCGCCGTGGCATAGCGGCGAACGCATGTTCGAAACGATCTGCTTTTACAGCGGAGCGGCCGTCGCCTTCACCACCGTTGCCGAGCTGGCACGAGATCTGAAAGCGATACGCCCCACCTTTCTCTTCACCGTTCCGCGAGTGTGGGAGAACTTCTACGGCAAGATACTTGATCAATTAAAGGGAAGTGCGGCCTTTTCTCGTTTTCTGTTTCAGCTATTCGTGAAAACGGCCTGCTCGTTTCGCGCAGCCCTTGATACGGTGCTTGATCGTCAGGTCCGTCTGACGGCAAGTCGCAGCCTGAGTGAGTTAGTCAAAATCCCCGTTGCTGCGCTGATCGTGCTTGCTCTGCTTCCCGTCGCACTTATCGCGCGACTCTTTCTTCGTAAGATTCTGGCTGTTCTCGGCGGTCGTGTTCGCTTCGCCTTCGCCGGAGCCGGAGCACTTCAACCCGAAGTCGATCGCTTCTTCCACTCGATCGGTCTGCCGCTTCTTGAAGTCTATGGCATGACCGAAAACTCCGGTGTGTCGACGATACGCCATCTGAACCGCTTCGTCACGGGAACGGTCGGCCGACCGTTAACAGGCGTCGAGATCAGATTGGTTAACGACAGAAAAGAAACGATCACCGAACCCGGTATTAAAGGCGTCGCCCTGCATAGAGGCCCGCATAACATGAAAGGATACTACAGAGAACCCGAAAAGACGGCTGCCATCATCGATGCAGAGGGCTGGTTGAATTCCGGCGACCTGCTGATGTGGACGGCACAGGGCGACCTGAAATTCGCGGGTCGGGCCAAAGATACGATCGTACTCTCCGGAGGTGAAAACGTCGAACCGGAGCCTATAGAGAATTCACTCAAGCAGAGCGAATACTTCACGCACGTCGTCGTTGTCGGGCAGGATCGCAAGACCCTGGGAGCCCTGATTGTACCAAAGCGCGAAAAACTGCTTCCTTTATTGAACGGCAGCGCCCCCTCCGATCCAGAACGGCTGGAAGAGGCGCTCAACCAAAGCGAAGAGATCGCAAAGCTTGTGCGCGAAGAAATCAAGAAATACGTTTCTCAGGAGACGGGCTACAAGGCCTTCGAGCGCGTGACGACATTTCATATTCTTGGCGGTGATTTCACCGTTAACGACGAACTCACACAAACACAAAAAGTGAAGCGGAACCGGGTGCAGGAAAAATACAGCAAAGAAATCGATCGCATGTTCTCGTGA
- a CDS encoding enoyl-CoA hydratase/isomerase family protein — translation MYNYKKWIVAKDEENHSISLILNRPDRMNVFDLESLDELVDLCERIDNDPSIWVVIVSGEGTHFSAGMDTDILKQITDVSEDDFRSNMRHMQECFDRFERLKKPTIAKIKGFCMGAGFMFSLCCDFRIASEKSVFCMPLVKLGLTVLMGTQRITRLTGIQRAKEIVLLAEKFNSEKALEYGLINRVVPPDQLDDAVKKLAEKFLRLAPRTIGITKQVIGQGAFLPIRDSEDLEIDLQASILDSADLREAMTSYLESKKPTFTGY, via the coding sequence ATGTATAACTACAAAAAATGGATCGTAGCAAAAGACGAAGAGAATCATTCCATCTCTCTTATTCTGAATCGTCCGGATCGCATGAACGTCTTTGATCTGGAATCGCTTGACGAACTCGTAGACCTCTGCGAGCGCATTGATAACGATCCGTCTATCTGGGTCGTAATCGTTTCGGGCGAAGGAACACATTTCTCAGCCGGCATGGATACCGACATACTCAAGCAGATTACCGACGTAAGCGAAGATGATTTCCGATCGAATATGCGGCATATGCAGGAGTGCTTTGATCGGTTTGAGCGCCTGAAAAAACCGACGATCGCAAAGATAAAAGGATTCTGCATGGGAGCCGGCTTTATGTTCTCTCTGTGCTGCGATTTTCGCATAGCGAGCGAGAAATCGGTCTTCTGCATGCCTCTCGTTAAGCTCGGCTTAACGGTGCTTATGGGCACGCAACGCATCACCCGTCTGACGGGAATCCAGCGCGCAAAAGAGATCGTCTTGCTTGCTGAAAAATTTAACTCAGAGAAGGCCCTTGAATACGGCCTGATAAACAGAGTGGTTCCGCCCGATCAGCTCGACGACGCCGTCAAAAAGCTGGCCGAAAAATTTCTGCGTCTCGCACCGCGCACGATCGGCATCACGAAGCAGGTCATCGGCCAGGGAGCCTTCCTGCCGATCCGCGATAGCGAGGATCTTGAGATTGACCTTCAGGCCTCTATCCTTGACAGTGCCGATCTTCGCGAGGCGATGACTTCTTACCTCGAAAGCAAGAAGCCGACCTTCACAGGTTATTGA
- a CDS encoding bile acid:sodium symporter family protein: protein MEQSFITTILLPVSLGIIMLGLGLTLTPDDFRRVFKYPRAVFIGLLVQLVALPLLCLMLVKVLRTDPVIAVGFMVLAASPGGTTASLYSHLFKGDVALNITLTAVNSVVSLFTMPLVVNLALMIFLGDGKTLPLQHAKVMQVFAIVLTPMTIGMIIRHRFPEASKRLYRPVKIASALFLVLIIAGAIAQESQNFVKFFREVGATALLFNLTSMAVGYMIPLITGLNKGEAIAISMEIGIHNAAFAITIAASPMLLNNGMMAVPPAVYGLIMMFTAAGFGFLVSRKHDKEDENAKTSA from the coding sequence ATGGAACAGAGCTTCATTACAACAATACTGCTGCCGGTCTCTCTCGGCATCATCATGCTGGGCCTGGGGCTCACGCTCACGCCCGACGATTTTCGCCGGGTTTTTAAGTATCCGCGAGCCGTGTTTATAGGACTTCTCGTTCAGCTTGTCGCCCTGCCCCTTCTCTGTCTGATGCTCGTAAAGGTTCTGCGAACCGACCCGGTGATCGCCGTAGGCTTCATGGTGCTTGCCGCCTCTCCTGGCGGTACCACGGCAAGCCTCTACAGTCATCTGTTCAAAGGCGACGTCGCCCTGAACATCACACTGACCGCAGTCAATTCTGTCGTAAGCCTCTTTACGATGCCGCTTGTCGTTAACCTGGCACTGATGATCTTTCTCGGCGACGGTAAAACGCTGCCGTTACAGCATGCGAAGGTAATGCAGGTATTCGCTATCGTTCTCACGCCGATGACGATCGGCATGATCATACGACATCGCTTTCCCGAGGCGTCAAAAAGGCTTTATCGACCCGTAAAAATCGCATCGGCCCTCTTTCTTGTCTTGATCATCGCCGGCGCCATCGCCCAGGAAAGCCAGAACTTCGTGAAGTTCTTTCGCGAGGTCGGAGCGACGGCTCTGCTTTTCAACCTCACGAGCATGGCCGTCGGATACATGATTCCGCTTATCACCGGCCTGAACAAAGGCGAGGCCATCGCCATCAGCATGGAGATCGGTATTCACAACGCCGCCTTCGCCATTACGATTGCAGCAAGCCCGATGCTGCTCAACAACGGCATGATGGCCGTACCGCCCGCCGTTTATGGGTTGATAATGATGTTTACAGCGGCGGGATTCGGCTTTCTCGTATCCAGAAAACACGACAAAGAAGACGAAAATGCTAAAACCTCCGCATGA
- a CDS encoding TetR/AcrR family transcriptional regulator, with the protein MLKPPHDSEKKLAIEEAALELFTKQGFGSTTVPSIAEKARVGSGTIYRYFESKEELVNRIFQQWQERLYHALTDAYPEKGSTREKYDHIWGRLAAFQKNYPVAFDFLEMMYYTPHLDRESKSGRLRLLKFLNQLVHEGREEFRPLSSDALIAIVWGAFVGLVRASTTGRISLDDDLLNESREAIWKGIIHTR; encoded by the coding sequence ATGCTAAAACCTCCGCATGATTCCGAGAAGAAGTTAGCCATCGAAGAGGCGGCCCTTGAACTATTTACGAAGCAGGGCTTCGGAAGTACGACCGTCCCCTCGATCGCCGAAAAAGCACGAGTCGGATCGGGCACCATATACCGTTACTTCGAAAGCAAAGAAGAACTCGTTAACAGAATCTTCCAGCAATGGCAGGAGCGTTTATATCATGCTCTTACCGATGCATATCCCGAGAAAGGCTCGACCCGAGAAAAGTACGATCATATCTGGGGCAGGCTTGCGGCATTTCAGAAGAATTACCCCGTCGCCTTTGACTTTCTCGAGATGATGTATTATACGCCGCATCTCGACCGGGAGAGCAAAAGCGGCAGACTCAGGCTACTGAAGTTTCTTAACCAGCTCGTTCACGAAGGAAGAGAAGAGTTCCGGCCGTTATCGTCCGACGCTCTCATCGCCATCGTATGGGGCGCATTCGTCGGCCTCGTCAGAGCATCCACCACGGGACGCATCAGTCTCGACGACGATCTGCTTAACGAATCACGAGAAGCGATCTGGAAGGGTATCATTCACACAAGATGA
- a CDS encoding NAD-dependent epimerase/dehydratase family protein, producing the protein MKIREPVVVTGADGLLGRHMVNRLLREGVRVRALLMPGQNPDPHWTDGHYKQKAEVFFGDIRKPETLIALMHGAGTICHNAAIVTDWAPARDYFDVNVEGTRNLLDLAVKENARFLVASSVTVYGDKLAKIPCDETTSHGKPQGHYSRTKQIQETLCMQYYREKGLPVTVIRPGNIIGTGSKPWIHDLLDQMSRRLPTIIGSGNVSFALCHVENVVEVFYLAMQNEKAIGQIYNGWDDLEKITWKQYVTDLAKIAGYGKQKTLPLALARATAYVCEGIWSILRIRHRPPVTFQALNQVASPMRLSNSKIKQDLGYRDIVDYDDAMKEIAKYLQVI; encoded by the coding sequence ATGAAAATCAGAGAACCGGTAGTCGTTACGGGAGCCGACGGATTGCTCGGTCGACACATGGTGAACCGTCTTCTTCGCGAGGGCGTGCGAGTTCGTGCCCTGCTTATGCCGGGGCAGAACCCAGATCCACACTGGACCGACGGGCATTATAAACAGAAGGCCGAGGTTTTCTTCGGTGACATACGCAAGCCCGAAACCCTTATCGCCCTCATGCACGGAGCGGGAACCATCTGTCATAATGCGGCCATCGTGACCGACTGGGCTCCGGCCCGGGATTATTTCGACGTGAACGTCGAAGGAACGCGAAACCTGCTCGATCTTGCGGTAAAAGAAAACGCGCGCTTTCTCGTCGCCTCAAGCGTTACGGTCTACGGCGACAAGCTTGCAAAAATCCCCTGCGATGAAACGACGTCTCATGGAAAACCGCAGGGGCACTACAGCCGCACCAAGCAGATCCAGGAAACGCTCTGCATGCAGTATTACCGCGAGAAAGGGTTACCCGTAACGGTGATCCGACCCGGAAATATTATCGGCACAGGCAGCAAACCGTGGATTCATGATCTGCTCGACCAGATGTCGCGAAGACTGCCCACCATCATAGGCAGCGGCAACGTCAGCTTTGCTCTCTGTCACGTCGAAAACGTCGTCGAGGTTTTCTATCTCGCCATGCAGAATGAAAAAGCCATCGGGCAGATCTACAATGGATGGGACGATCTTGAAAAGATCACCTGGAAGCAGTACGTAACGGATCTTGCAAAGATTGCCGGCTACGGCAAGCAGAAGACGTTGCCGCTTGCGCTGGCCCGCGCTACGGCCTACGTCTGCGAAGGCATCTGGAGCATTCTCAGAATCCGCCACAGGCCTCCGGTAACTTTTCAGGCTCTGAACCAGGTTGCCTCTCCGATGCGGCTTTCCAACAGTAAAATCAAGCAGGATCTCGGCTATAGAGACATCGTAGACTACGACGATGCGATGAAGGAGATAGCGAAGTATCTACAGGTAATCTAA